A stretch of DNA from Aciduliprofundum sp. MAR08-339:
ACCTGGCGGACCTGGAGGAATGGGCGGCATGGGCGGCATGGGCGGAATGCCCGGTATGATGTAAATCCCCAATTTTTTACTTTTTTATCAGATATCTATTTTCAGATCCTGGGCGAATGTGTACGATTTAAGGAGTTTTGGCTTATCTTTTAGGTATCGAAGTATGAACATGCCGCAGTTAGAGCCTATTTCATTTTCTTTTGTATCTCCTATGGAGATTATGACCCTGTACCCGAATTTTTTAAGTTTTTCCAAGAATTCCCTGTGATTCTCAGGAAGACCGTTTTTGAGATTCACATCGTTGGTGATTCCGTTTAGAGATGAGCTCACGGTAGGGTTGATGGGGGTTATCTTTATCAGAAAGTGCTCTGGTGAAAAATAATGGTGTACAATATCAGCGCTCACCGGATTTTCCTTTGCAAGTGCAAAATTCAGCGTGATTTTCAAGCCACCATCGTCGTAGAATCTGTCTCCGTATTCTGCAATTTTTTCAAAATCCCATTTTTTGACGGGAATCAGTGAATCTCTCACTCTATCATCTGTGGTGTGTATTGAGAACTGGAGCTGAAAGTTATGCGGATACTTTTCTTTTTTCAGAGAAAGCAGTTTTTCGAAAAATGCATCAACGCCAACAGGAGCCACTGTGGACAGTGAGGGAAAGAAATTGTCATATCTATCTCCCAGATCTCTCATCACGTCTATTACTGCGGGATTGAAACTTGGCTCCCCCATCCTTGCAAACTGCACCTTGAATTTCTTTGTTTTGGGCTCATTTCCAAATCTCCTCCTTATGGGGTATTCAATCTGCTCCATTATTTCCTCATACGTTAATTTGCCTCTGTAAAACAGGCCTGCATCGCACATTTTGCATCCTACAGGACAGCCGTTTAGAGAGGAGACGATCAAAACCCATTTCTCCTCCGGATTGTATGTGGGTGTGGATTCAACAAACTCCACGATATTTCCCCGGCTCGTCTTTCCTATATATACCCTTGCAACTCGTTCATCACCAATCTCGGCAAGAATCTCCATACTTCTCACACCTCCATATTTTCATCGCTGCCCTGATCCCGTCCGCTATTGCAAGTGAACTCTGGCGGTATATTCCGTTCCTTGCATCTCCCACAATGAACATCCTATCGGAGGTAATGTGACGGACTATATCTATATTTGGAACCCTTCCAATGGCCACCAGAATAACATCAACATCAAAAATGCCTGCAGAGGTTACGGCCCTGCTTCCGTTCCATGAGTGAAGCACTCCCCTAACCAGCCTTACCCTGGGATTTTTTTGCACTTCTTCCTGCAATGATGGTATTGCCTTAAGCTCGCTGCGATGCAGAACGATAGCCTCTCCAATCTCAGAGGCACTGAGCGCGTAATCCAGTGCGATATCGCCCCCACCAATTATCATTACTCTCCTCTCATCCTCAATATCGGTTATGTGGTATTTAGCCCCAGGAATATCCAGTTTCTTCGGCTTGGTGCCCGTGGCCACGATAAGGTAAGAAAACACGTACTCTCCCTCCCGGGTATGAATAATGAATTTTTCATTCTTTTCCACCCTTAGAACCTCCTCTTTTTTTATATCTATCCTGTATCTTCTTGCATAATCTTCAAGGATTTTAACGAACTCTCTGCCAGAAATTCCGTCTGGATAGAGCATTGAGTTATCAATTCTGTACGCGTTTTCAACCAAGCCTCCAATTTTCCTCTTTTCAAATACAGTTGTTGATATGCCATACCTGGTGAGCTGCACAGCGGCGCTTATGCCCGATGGGCCCGCCCCTATTATTCCCACCTTTTTAGCCATGATTTCACCTCTTCAAGCGTGGGCACGGGAGCGAAACCGTGGGAAATTGCCCTTATTGTTCCCTCATGAAGCTCGGAATTCTGCGTGACCGTGCCATCGATGGGAAATATCACATAGAGTCCATGAACGAACGCGGATCTTGCGGAGGTTTCACAGCACAGATGAGTCATCACTCCAGTGATGATTACCGTATTCACATTTTTCTCCCTCAAAATATTTTCAAGGTCTGTGCGGTAAAACGCATCGTAGGTTCTCTTCTCAACAATCTCATCTCCATACTCTCTCATCTCATTAATTATTTCCGTGTCGTGATTGCAGGGCATGGTATCGCCCCACCATCCTTCCATGATGTCTCCACCATGGCAGTGTCTTGTCATTATTATCGGAATCTCAAGGCCCTTTGCGAATGAATAGAAATCCCGCAGTCTCTGTATCAGCCGTGGGGCGCTGGGCAGGTATGCCTTTTTATCTCGCTCTAAAAAATAGCGCTGCAGGTCTATGCCAAGAACGGCGATTCCTTTCGGATTTATCCATTCCAATTTTCTGGGCCTGAAATATCTTTTTCTCATACTTTCAATGAACGATGGGGTGAGATAATCCTCCCTGTGCATGACCGGCCATGGCGGTGCGAGATTAAGATTTTTTCCGACGCACCATTTTTATACTCTCTTCCCATATCCACCAATATGCTTCTCATCAAGAACGCTTCGCAGCTTCTCACCCTGCATGGGGGAATAAGAAGGGGAAGTTACGATCTGGGGATAATAGAAAATGGAGCAGTGCTTATAGACGGTGACAGAATTGTGGAGGTGGGTGAAACAGGAGAACTGAAGGGAAGTTCTGAGCAGGAAATAGATGCATCGGGCAGGGTTGTGATGCCCGGTTTTGTGGACCCTCACACCCATCTTGTGTTTGCAGGAACGCGAGAGAACGAGCTGTACTTGAAATTGCAGGGTTACTCCTATCTTGAAATTTTAAAGATGGGTGGTGGAATCCTGCGCACCGTTAGGGCCACGAGAAACGCCACAAAAGAAGAACTTATGTATGAGATGCGAAGGCGCTTGGACTACATGCTCCGGAACGGCACCACCACGGCAGAGGCAAAGAGCGGGTACGGATTGAATTTTGAGACGGAGAAGAAGATGCTTGAGGTTATAAATGAAGTAGAGCATCCCATGGACCTAGTACCCACATTTCTGGGAGCGCATGCGGTACCTCCTGAATTCAATAATGGGGGAGAGTACATAGAGTATCTCAAATCCATAATTCCTGAGATTGCACCTTATGCGAAATTCATTGATGTATTCTGCGAGAAAGGAGTTTTCAGTGCTGAGGAATCAATGGAGTATCTTGAAGAGGGCAAAAAATACGGGCTTGTGCCGAAGATACACGCAGATGAGATTGAGGATATAGGATGCACGCGTGTTGCTGTGGATGTCGGAGCCATCTCTGCGGATCATCTTGTGAAAACCAGCGAGGAGAGCTTAGAAAATATGAGAAGAAGTGAGATAATAGCCACGTTGCTTCCCGCCACACCTTACATGCTTTTAAGCAAGGAATACGCCCCTGCCAGAAAATTCATAGATGCGGAAATACCTGTTGCACTTGCCACTGATCTGAATCCAAATGCGTACACGGAGAGCATGCAGATGGTGATCTCTCTCGCCATAACACAGATGCGTATGCTTCCGGAAGAGGCAATTGCGGCCAGCACAATAAATGCTGCAGCAGCCATAGGAATGGAAAGCGAAATAGGGAGCATTGAGCCAGGCAAGCAGGCAGACATAATAATTATGGACGCTAAAAATTACCAGCAAATTGGCTATCATTTTGGCGTGAATCTAGTGGATAAGGTTATAAAAAAAGGCCGCATCGTCTGGAGGAAAGGTGATGATATACTTCATACGTAAGTTTCAGGAGGAGGATCTGCTGGATGTGCTCAACATAGCCAACGAATCTCTGACGGAAAATTACATCCCTGAGCTTTTTTTGGATATACACAGGATCTGGCCAGAGGGATTTCTTGTAGCGGTGGCTAGAGATGTGGTGGGCTTCATAGCGGGGATAAAGCAGAGGACAGGGGCCAGAATTCTTCTTCTTGCGGTTAGGAGTGGGTTCAGAAATAGGGGCATAGGCTCTGCTCTTATGAAGAGGTTTATCACAATATGTAAATCTGAAGGCATGCTATCCGTGAGACTGGAGGTACGCACAAAAAATCTTAGGGCAATTGAATTTTATAAAAAGTTTGGATTTAACATAATTTCCTATGTGCCAAATTACTACACAAATGGTGATGATGCCTATATAATGTGGAGGGAAATATGAAGAAATTAGAAGACGTTTATCTTCCCTTCCACCAGCATCTCTGTTATCTTTGATATGTTTGCAAGCCATTCGTCTGCAATGTTTCTGAACTCCTCCTTGTACCTGTTTAGATTCACACCCTCCGCTGGTATTATCTGTATGCTTGCCACCTGGGGCTCATCCACGGGCTTGCCGATCTGTGAAACTATGCGTACATTTACCTCCTTTACATCTCCACCGCCTGCCTTTGCTATGTCCTCTGCAATTTTGAATGCCAGGATATTGTACAATTTGCCCACATGGGTCACGGGATTCTTTCCCGCAGAAGCCTCCATGCTCATTGGCCTGTAGGGGGTTATCAATCCGTTTACCCTATTGCCACGACCGACAGAGCCATCGTCCCCGTTTTCCATGCTCAATCCGGTCACAGTGAGGTAGAAAACCTCCTCATCAAGGAGATCTCCAGTGTTTATGAAGTAATTCACTTCCTTATCTGTGAATTTGAGCGCAAAATCAGTTAAAATATCCTTGAGTTCATCCTTAACATTAAGGTAGTGATCCTTATCAGGGGTGTGTTTTCCCACAAAGGCAGCAGCCACTGTTATATTTATTTTCTTCCCTTTTCTGAACCCCATAACCTTTATGTCTTCGCCTATCTCAGGTAGTTTATCCTTAAGAGGTCCGTTTATGTACCTCTCTGTCTCGTAAACTATCTTTTCAAGATCGCTCATGGGTGCATAGCCCACGCCGAAGGATGTATCATTTGCCAGATATTTTTGCGTATCGTATAATCCGCGTAGGTCCACAGAGCCCTGGCCGATCATGCAATCTATGATCACATCCTCCTCAATGTCCAGATTGCGGTAATGTTTCTTGAGAAAATCCGCTGCAGCCTTCTTTGCTATGGTCCTGTAGGGTATTCTCTCACCGTTTACCATGGTGGTTGCTCTTCCTGAGAGGAGTATGTAAACGGGTTCCAAAACCTGACCACCACCAAATTTGGGCTTAGCCTGCCCACCCACAATCTCTGCCTGATCAGTGTTGTGATGCAGAATCCTTCCAAAATGCTCAAGATAATATTTTGACAGAGCCCTGCTTATACTCTCGGCAATGCCATCTGCCACACTATCTGGATGTCCTATTCCTTTTCTCTCTACGATTTCCACATCCCTCTCTTCAACAGGGGTTGATGTGAATTCCTCTACAACAATGTTTCTTGCCATAGTAATGGAAATCTTTAATAATACTAAAAATTTTTTGTAGTTTTAAGCGCTACATTTTGAAAATGAGCATTGCATCTCCGAAGCTGTAAAATCTATATCTTTTCTCCACAGCGACCCTGTACGCTTGCATAATCCGATCGTAGCCACCGAAGGCTGTCACAAGCATTATGAGGGAAGATCTGGGTACATGGAAATTTGTTATTAGAGCATCCACCCCTGCCTGAAACTTGTAACCGGGGTAGATGAATATATTGGTGTATCCCTGGGATGCGTAAATCTTTCCTTCCACTGCGGAGCTTTCAAGGGCTCTCATAACCGTTGTGCCCACCGCGAATAACCTTCCGCTGCGGTTGTTTATCATGTCCGCAACTTCATCGCTGACCACATAGTACTCCTCGTCCACCCTATGCATTCTTATGTCTTCCGTTTTAACAGGTTTGAAAGTGCCGTAACTCACATGCAGTGTTATGTATCCCACTTTCACACCCTTCTCCTCTATCTTTTTTAGAAGTTCCGGTGTGAAGTGCAATCCTGCGGTGGGTGCCGCCACTGCCCCATCCTTCCTCGCAAACACTGTCTGATACTTTTTATCCGCCTCTGGAACCTTCTTCTTTATGTACGGAGGCAGTGGAACCTCGCCCCTCTTCCTTGCAAGTTCCATTATGTCTCCGCTGAATTCAATGTCACACATGCCCTCATCTTTCCTGTGCACAACTCCTTTTATATCCTCAAATATGAGCACAGTGCCTGGGCGGATCTTCTTCCCCTTGACCAGGCAGCGATAGAAATTCTCATCTATTCTCTCCAAAATAAGGATCTCAACCTTTCCGCCAGTATCTTTTATCCCCTTGAGTCTTGCCCTTATAACACGGGTATCGTTGAGTATGAGCACATCTTCCCTTTCCATGTACTCGGGTAAATCGTAGAAGAACCTGTGCTCTATGCCCTCATGCAGAACCATAAGGCGGGCGTGGTCCCTTGGCTCTACGGGCTCTTGGGCTATCAGTTCCTCAGGCAGGTGGAAATTGTATTTTTGCAGGGAGTACATCGAGATAGCATTCCATAATCATTGATTAAATTTGCTGTGGGCAAAATTAAATAATATAAAAGAAGATACGCTCATATGGGCATGGTTGACATAAGCGAGAAAAAAGAGGTGCTTCGCATCGCCAGGGCCAGGGGCACGATAGTGCTTAAGAGTACCACTGTGGATGTTATAAAAAAGGGCGAGGTGAAAAAGGGAGATGTGTTTGAAACAGCAAAGGTTGCGGGAATGCTGGCGGTGAAGAACACACCGAGCATTATACCGCACTGCCATCCGATTCCGGTGGAGAGCGTGGAGTTCAAATTCAACATGCATGGAAATCGCATTGATGTGGAGTGCGAGGTGAAGGCCCATTACAAGACGGGCGTGGAGATGGAGGCCCTCACTGGAGTGAGTGTAGCGCTGCTGACAATCTGGGACATGGTGAAGTACCTTGAAAAGGACGAGCATGGTCAGTATCCAATGACTCAGATTCTCGGAATTGAGGTTGTGGAGAAGAGAAAGGGTGAGTGAGATGGGTGTGAAAGAGCACAAGAAACATTCTTACAGGCTCAAAATTGGAGTCATCACAGTGAGTTCAACCCGCAATGAGGAAACCGACGAATCTGGAAAGATAATAATGGATGAAGTGGAGAAGCATGGGCATGAGGTGTGCGAGTACGCGGTTGTCAAAGATTCAAAGTTGGAGATCCTTCATGCCCTTTTGAATTTCCTTCCAAAATGCGATGCTATAGTCCTGAATGGGGGCACTGGCATGAGCAGAAAGGATGTTACTGTGGATTCCATAGAAGGTATTCTGGATAAAAAATTACCCGGTTTTGGAGAAATCTTCAGATTGAAGAGTTATGAAGAAATAGGCACTGCTGCCATGATGTCCCGTGCCCTTGCAGGAGTGTGCTGTGGAAAGTTGATATTTGCAATTCCCGGCTCTAAGGGTGCCGCGAAAACAGGATGCCAAGTCATATTCAGTGAGATAAACCATATGTGGTACGAAATAAATAGAGATTAAAAAATTATTGAGAGAGGAAGACCTTGTAGGCGAGGTAGGAGCTCCATACATCCATCTTGCTCACCAGTTCAAATGGTGAGTGCATGCCTATGACGCCTGGACCCATGTCCACCACATCCATTCCATACTTGGCGAAGAACTTGGCTATTGTGCCACCTCCACCTTCGTCCACCTTGCCCAGCTCAGCAAGCTGGTAGGGCACTTTGTTATTCTGGAAGAGTGTTAAAATCTCGTGCATGAACTCTGCGGTTGCCTCACTTGAGCCATACTTTCCTCCATGGCCAGTGTATTTGGATATGACAACTCCATAGCCGGCCTTGGCTGCGTTCTGTACGTCGTGCACACTCTTGAATATGGGGTTAATGGCAGCGCTTACATCTGCGCTTATGGCCTTTGTCCTGTAAAGTATCTCAAGGAATTCAGGATAGGTGTAGTTTGGCTTTATCATGGCGAGGACCTTGGCAAGCACATACTCAAGAAAATTGCTCTGTGCTCCGACGTTTCCGTCACTTCCTATTTCCTCCTTATCGTAAAAGAATGCTATGCTCGTGTAGGTGGGATTTTTAACCTCAAGTATGGCACGGAATGAGGTATAGGCGCAAATCCTATCGTCCTGCCCATAGGCACCCACAAGACCCCTGTCAAAGCCAACATCCCTGGGATCTTCTGCAGGTACGATTTCAAGATCTGCAGAGTTGAAGTCCTCCTCAACTATGCCGTATTTCTCGTTGAGGTACTGAAGAACGTGCATCTTTACCTTCTGCTTTATCTCCTTATCCTCTATGGGTATGTTGCCAACCACAAGCTGCAGTTCCTCTCCCCTTATGCCATCAAACAGCTTTCTCTCTCCCTGTACCTTTCTCGCAAGGTGTGGAAGCAGATCAGGTATCACGAAAACGGGATCTCTTGGATCCTCGCCGATCCTCAGATTTATTCTCTTTCCATCCTTCGTATACACAATGCCGTGGATAGCAAGAGGTCTGGAAACCCACTGGTACTTCTTTATACCACCATAATAATGGGTTTTTAAAAGTGCCAGGGAGGAATCTGCATCTTCCCACAGTGGATTGGGTTTCACATCTATGCGGGGAGCATCAATGTGAGATACAACAAGCCTGAATCCATCAAGGGGCTTTTTACCCACAACACCAAGAGCCAGGGCTTTCTCCCTGTTTACAACATAGAACTTATCTCCAGGAACAAGTTGATTATTTTTTGACAGGTCCTTGAACCCATACTTTTCTGCAATGGTGAGAAGGTACTCCACAGTCTCTCTCTCCGTCTTTGCTTCCTTTAAGAATTTCTTGTACTCCTCAGCAAATTTCATTGCTTCTTTGATATCCTTTTTTTTCAGGGTGAGCCACATGCTCTCCCTCTTCATAGAAAGTTTATCCTCCAGATTATCCTTTTTCTTTGCCATAGTATCACCTCTTGCATCGTAATGCATTAGCCCGATTTAAAATTTTTCCAAGGTTTTTATTTTTCAACCTTAATTGCAGCGTAACCAACAACATCCTGCATAGGCTGTACATCGCCGCTTGTTGCATATTTTAGAAGTGTGGCCTTTCCTCCTGTGGCTGTGAGCATTGCCGTTATTGGGCCATATCCGCACATGGTTATACTGTGCTTGGCAATCACGTCGTAAAGACCCCTTGTATCGCCCTTCAAGATTTTCTCAATTGCAAGTGCATCTTTTCTGTACGCATTCTGTCTTGGAATGTAGTGGGAGAAATCTGATGATGCTATGACCACGACATCCTTACCCTCTATGGCATCCTTTATTATTTTCCCGAGTTCAACGGCTATTTCGTACTCTTGAATGAGCATGGAAATGGGAACGAATTTTATCTCTCTCTTGAAAAACTGTAAAAATGGAAGTTGAACCTCTATGCTGTGCTCGTATCTATGTGCGTAATCATCAATATCCACCATTTCCCTTGCTATCTCCTTTGCCAGTTCCCTATCAATCTGAACCCTTCCAAGGGGGGTAATGAAATCTTCAAGGGTCACTGCCACACCTGATCCAATTCCATAGTGGTTTGGCCCGATTATTATGAATGTATCCGGAAAACCGTCCTTGGCCAACGCGGCGTAAAAATGTGCTGCCACAGGTCCTGAAAATATATAACCAGCATGGGGAACCACGCCACCGATGATCTTTCTGGGCCCATCTGGTGAGAGAGAAGGAACCTCTCCAGGCCCAAGAGGATGGATAAAAAGTTGATTGAGCATTATCTGCAGTTCTTTCTTCTCACCCGGGTAAAATTGGCCGGCAACTGCAGGATACCTCATAGGGGTGCCTCAAAGTCCTCAATGGTGTACTTGAATTCTTCGTTGCTCTTTATTTCTCCCCTTTCCTTGAGGATCTCTCTTGCGAGAAGCCAGTATATGAGAGCGAGAGCTCTGCGACCCTTGTTATTCGTTGGTATTACGAGATCTACATAACTTGTACGGTTGTTTGCATCGCATAGGGCAACAATCGGTATCTTGGATTTAACAGCCTCCTTGAGGGCCTGAGTGTCCGCCGCAGGGTCGTTTATGAGAATGACCTTGGGTTCCATGTATCCTGGAAGTTTTGGATTTGTGAGTATGCCTGGGATGAATCTACCAGGTACGACCTTCGCTCCACCTATGGCCTCTGCAAATTTTATGGACGGTTTCTGTCCATACTGTCTCTGGGACACAACAAGGATATCCTCAGGTGCATATCTGGCCAGGAACTTTGCTGCCAGGCGTATCCTTTCATCTGTCTTAGTTATATCCAGTAGGTATAGGCCATCGTTGCGAACCTTGTATATGAATTTTATCATATCCCTGTTCTTCACCTGGGTACCTATATGCACGCCCGCCGTGAAGTACGTGTTTTCATCTATCAGCAATTCCACCATATCACTCACCTTTTATCTCCTCTTCAATCCTTATCATCTCGTTCAGTTTGGCTATCCTCTCTCCCCCTATTGCACCAGTCTTTATAAACTCTACGCCGAACGCCACACCTATGTGCACTATGGTAGTATCACATGTCTCACCACTCCTGTGGGAGATCATCGTGGCATATCCATTCTCCTTTGCGAATTTTATCGCCTTAACGGTATCTGTGAGCGTGCCTATCTGATTGGGCTTTATGAGCACCGTGTTGGCAGCGCCCTTGGAGATTCCTATCTTTATGCGCTCAACATTCGTCACAAATATGTCATCACCCACAATGTATGCGAGATGTCCTATTCTCCTTGTCAATTCTGCGAAACTCTCAAAATCTTCCTCGTCAAAGGGATCCTCTATTATGTAAACTCCGTAATCTTTAACGATGTCCTCAACGAAATCTATTTGCTCTTCTGGAGTGAGTGCCCTGCTTCTGTAATGGTACTTTCCGTTGTGGAAGAATGAAGATGCGGCAAAATCCAGCGCGGGTTTTATGTTTACCCCTGTACTCTCACTTGCCTCCTTTACTGATTCAACAACAAGTTCTATGGCCTCAATGTCGTCCATGGGTGCTATCCAGGCTTTCTCGTCCCCCAATCCAAGGGAGATGTTTGGAAACCTTTCCCTGAGTTTTTTACCCACTATTTTATGCACTTCCGCGTTGGCAAACACATTATCCTTGGCGCTTTCCCCCAAACTCACTGCAAGCATCTCCTGAATTGTTGTGCCTCCAACAGCGTGTTTCCCTCCGCCTAAAACATTACCCACGGGCTTTGGAATGCTTCTCGCGAAGGCACCACCAAGGTACTGGTAGAAGGGCAGGCCGAGAGAATTCGCGGCTGCCTTGGCTATGGCAAGAGATACGGCAGTGGCCACATTACCACCAAGCATCGAAAAATTTTCCGTACCATCAATCTCATGGAGTATGGCATCAACATCCTCCTGCTGGGTTGAATCCATACCTATGAGATTGTCCATTCTCTCCTTGAAATATTTTATTCCAGCGTCTATGCCCCCCGCGGGATATGCCTTGACCTCATGCTTCCCTGTTGATTTGCCTGCAGGAGCGGCAGCGCGACCGTAGCCATTGAGGGTGTATACCTCAACCTCCACGGTGGCATTTCCACGTGAATCCAGAATTTTGCGCAATACTATATCCTCTATCAGCGTCATATTTAGCACCTCTTTTAAAGGGGCTATGCCCATAAGATATTTAAAGTTTCCAAAAATTATTTTTATTTCACGTGCATTCTTATTTATGGATTTGATGAGCACAAACGCCAAGGGGAAAAATGTTCGTGGCAAGAAACTGCTTCTCTACGGCTCATGCCTTGATGAAAGCCCCGAGTATCTTGAAAAATTCAAAGATTACACAAAACTTGCATTTTGCCCCGAGAGGGAGCACATAAACATGGCATTTTACAAACTTATGGCTATGCTCTCCGTTGCAGAGGAACTTGTGGTAATTACCACAGATGGCTCTCCACACTGCGTGCAGATGCATTACATAGCCGAGGAGGTTCTGAGGTATTCTGCCAAGAAATTTCCACTTCGCCATTTTGTCGTGAACAATGGAAAGATTATTGAAGTATCTTCTGAGGATGTCAAGATATCGCGGTACCTTTCAAAAATAAAAAAATTGAGGGACTCTACCTGAATTTTGGTCTCTGGGAGAGCAGCGGGGGTAATGGCAACCTTCTCTTTGGATATCCATCGGTTTTCTCCTTCAATATGTTCAAGAGTTCATCTCTGCTCATCTCTTCCACCCCTTCTCCGCGTATTCTAACCGTGAGCGTATTTCTTTCCTTTTCCCTCTCACCTATGACTACTATGTATGGAATCCACTCTTTCTCCGCATCCCTTATCTTGCGGGACACGCTCAGATCACGATCGTCCACATCCACCCTGAATCCCTGCTGCGTGAAGAAATCCATTTCCTGAATTGAGCATCCCAGGAAATCGTCCTTAACTGGGATTATGCGCACCTGTGTTGGGCTCAACCACACGGGAAGCATGGGTTTCTTTCCCTTCTTCGCATCCATATCTGCCTTCTCCAGCATGGCGTAAAGCACGCGCTCAACGGCTCCGCTCGGGGAGCAGTGGAGTATGTACGGATGTCTTTCCTCTCCATTCTCGTCGTAGTAGGTTATTCCATATCTCTTTGCATTCTCCACATCTATTTGCACGGTGCTCAAGGCGGCCGCCTTATTGAGTGAGTCAACGAAGTTGAACTCAAATTTGAGAACGAAATAGAAGAATCTCTCATCCCACATCTGTACAAGCACGGGCCTGTTTACAAGACGTACAAGTTCCTTTATAAACTCCTTGTTCTTATCGTAAAATTCCCGGGTGAATCGTATGGCCACCTCATAATCTCCCAGTTCAAGCCCGAAATCCCTCAGCACCTCTATGGCCATCTCATACTGTTTTTTGAACTCCTCCATGGCCTGGGGCATGTCAGCAGAGAGGGTATGCATATCGGGCATGGTGAAGGCTCTAAGTCTTCTTAGCCCTGATAGCTCTCCCTTCTGCTCCCTTCTGAACGCATATTTTGCCATCTCATAGAGTTTTAGGGGTAGATTTCTGTAGGATATTGTGGCATCATGCATCATAAGAAACTGACCGAAGCAGGCGGCGAATCTGAGGAAATACTTATCTTTACCACTCAGAACTATGTACTGCCTTGCAGGGAAGCGATTGAGATAGGATTTCAAGGAAGGATGGTTAAAATCGTACATTATGGGGGTTTCAACCTGCATGGCACCGTAATCCAGCACCTTTCCCTCAACGTACTCCTCAATTAGTCCCTTTATCAATTTTCCCTTGGGATAATACCGCATGTTGCCGGAGTCGCTTCCAGGCTCGTAGTCTGCAAGTTCTAGGGCCTGCATGAGTTTCACATGAGGTGGTATCTCCTTGACTGCTCTTGTACCAGATATTTCGTAATCCACAAATTTTTTCAGGTTTGGATACTTGGAGTAGTCAAAGTTATCCACATCGTGCAGATCTCCATTTTTATCCATTATGTACCAGTAAGTTGTTCTTTTTTCTGCCTTGAGGGCTTCGCTCTCCTCCTCCTTTGCCTCTCCACGGATCTCCTTGCTCAACTCACTCAATGGATGGCCCTTGCAGGATATGACAAAACTCTTGTACCATCCAAAGGGTGCACGGTGCACCTCATACTGATCTTTTAGCATGTTTTCCAGTTCTTTTAGAACCTTTATTGCCTCAGCTGGCCCTGCGAGTTTGCTGCTCAGATGCGCGTAGGGATATAGCACGATGCGCTCAACGTTAAGTTTCTTGGCCACGTCAACAATTTCGTTCTTTGCACGCTCAACAATACCTGCATCGCCCTCCTCCATGGAGATAAATGCCACGAGACACTCCTCGTACCTTTCCCTTTTCTTTTCAATTTCCTCAGCATCCTTCATCGCCTTGCTCTTTGACTCAAACTCTATGTAGTCCGCATGAATGAAGAGAATACGCATAGATGGGGATTTTTGTTAAGGTATAAAAGAGTTTTTGCCCCAGTTTGAGAATGTTTATAATTGAAGATGTCTATATGCTCTT
This window harbors:
- a CDS encoding threonine--tRNA ligase gives rise to the protein MRILFIHADYIEFESKSKAMKDAEEIEKKRERYEECLVAFISMEEGDAGIVERAKNEIVDVAKKLNVERIVLYPYAHLSSKLAGPAEAIKVLKELENMLKDQYEVHRAPFGWYKSFVISCKGHPLSELSKEIRGEAKEEESEALKAEKRTTYWYIMDKNGDLHDVDNFDYSKYPNLKKFVDYEISGTRAVKEIPPHVKLMQALELADYEPGSDSGNMRYYPKGKLIKGLIEEYVEGKVLDYGAMQVETPIMYDFNHPSLKSYLNRFPARQYIVLSGKDKYFLRFAACFGQFLMMHDATISYRNLPLKLYEMAKYAFRREQKGELSGLRRLRAFTMPDMHTLSADMPQAMEEFKKQYEMAIEVLRDFGLELGDYEVAIRFTREFYDKNKEFIKELVRLVNRPVLVQMWDERFFYFVLKFEFNFVDSLNKAAALSTVQIDVENAKRYGITYYDENGEERHPYILHCSPSGAVERVLYAMLEKADMDAKKGKKPMLPVWLSPTQVRIIPVKDDFLGCSIQEMDFFTQQGFRVDVDDRDLSVSRKIRDAEKEWIPYIVVIGEREKERNTLTVRIRGEGVEEMSRDELLNILKEKTDGYPKRRLPLPPLLSQRPKFR
- a CDS encoding phosphopyruvate hydratase, which codes for MTLIEDIVLRKILDSRGNATVEVEVYTLNGYGRAAAPAGKSTGKHEVKAYPAGGIDAGIKYFKERMDNLIGMDSTQQEDVDAILHEIDGTENFSMLGGNVATAVSLAIAKAAANSLGLPFYQYLGGAFARSIPKPVGNVLGGGKHAVGGTTIQEMLAVSLGESAKDNVFANAEVHKIVGKKLRERFPNISLGLGDEKAWIAPMDDIEAIELVVESVKEASESTGVNIKPALDFAASSFFHNGKYHYRSRALTPEEQIDFVEDIVKDYGVYIIEDPFDEEDFESFAELTRRIGHLAYIVGDDIFVTNVERIKIGISKGAANTVLIKPNQIGTLTDTVKAIKFAKENGYATMISHRSGETCDTTIVHIGVAFGVEFIKTGAIGGERIAKLNEMIRIEEEIKGE